A region from the Plutella xylostella chromosome 8, ilPluXylo3.1, whole genome shotgun sequence genome encodes:
- the LOC105392062 gene encoding acyl-CoA Delta-9 desaturase produces MPPQVDPTISGVLFETDTQTEDLGLDQDVSKLKKAGPKQYEYIWGNIAWFLFLHVGSLYGIYLGLTSAKWQTNVFAFLVHLMCAIGIGAGSHRLWTHRSFKAKTPLRVLLMIWQTMGFQDSIFEWARDHRTHHKYADTDADPHNAERGLFFSHMGWLCCKKNPEVIEGGKRLDLKDLYEDPVVMFQRKHYMKMMPLLCFVLPTVLPVYCWGESWTNAFFIPTILRYTIGINVVWSVNSFAHHFGYRPYDKSLNPRENIGVWMICVEGFHNFHHTFPWDYRATELPFYNMLTPTIGFIELMAKIGQAYDLKAVTPDIVKRRSQRTGDGTHHLWGWDDPEFTEKLKSQLGVVSHEARAEKAKSG; encoded by the exons ATGCCGCCCCAAGTGGACCCGACGATCAGCGGAGTCCTATTCGAGACGGACACTCAGACGGAAGACCTGGGTCTAGACCAGGACGTGTCCAAGCTGAAGAAGGCCGGGCCCAAGCAGTATGAGTACATCTGGGGCAACATCGCGTGGTTCCTGTTCCTGCATGTTGGGTCCTTGTACGGGATCTACTTGGGCTTGACGTCGGCTAAGTGGCAGACTAATGTGTTTG CATTCCTGGTGCACCTGATGTGTGCCATCGGCATCGGCGCCGGGTCGCACCGGCTGTGGACGCACCGCAGCTTCAAGGCCAAGACCCCCCTGCGCGTGCTGCTCATGATCTGGCAGACCATGGGCTTCCAG GACTCGATCTTCGAGTGGGCGCGCGACCACCGCACGCACCACAAGTACGCGGACACGGACGCCGACCCGCACAACGCGGAGCGAGGCCTGTTCTTCTCACATATGGGCTGGCTGTGCTGCAAGAAGAACCCCGAGGTCATAGAGGGGGGGAAGCGGCTGGACTTGAAGGATCTGTATGAAGATCCCGTGGTCATGTTTCAGAGGAA ACACTACATGAAGATGATGCCGCTGCTCTGCTTCGTGCTGCCTACCGTGCTGCCCGTGTACTGCTGGGGCGAGAGCTGGACCAACGCCTTCTTCATCCCCACCATCCTGCGCTACACCATCGGCATCAATGTGGTGTGGAGCGTCAACAGCTTCGCTCACCACTTCGGATACAGGCCTTATGACAA GTCCCTGAACCCTCGTGAGAACATCGGCGTGTGGATGATCTGCGTGGAGGGCTTCCACAACTTCCACCACACGTTCCCGTGGGACTACCGCGCCACGGAGCTGCCCTTCTACAACATGCTCACCCCGACTATCGGCTTCATTGAGCTTATGGCTAAG ATCGGCCAAGCCTACGACCTGAAAGCCGTAACTCCGGATATAGTGAAGAGAAGATCCCAGCGCACGGGCGACGGCACCCACCACCTCTGGGGCTGGGACGACCCTGAATTTACTGAAAAACTGAAGTCCCAGCTCGGAGTAGTCAGCCACGAGGCCAGAGCTGAGAAAGCCAAATCTGGCTGA
- the LOC105392060 gene encoding uncharacterized protein LOC105392060 → MPKRGSLDPALKLISAVREQGCLWDKGHARYHDKEAKAQAWREVCSVVEPNYEEADATDRHEMGLSLIRKWTNMRDAYRKTLRNANKQCRPYIYGDQLSFLDPMFVDLKKTKRERKEISHHPEVEVGDEDEQWENEVFVDINEDSEPAAKMMKLNSTENLDDSVVSILAGLIQKEEDDDRAFFKSITPAVKTLSNDTKLEFRVEVMKLLQRLKKSDAKKQSRQFKTEADDSEADSD, encoded by the exons ATGCCAAAGCGAGGTTCCCTGGACCCGGCGCTGAAGCTGATATCAGCTGTCCGCGAGCAGGGCTGCCTGTGGGACAAGGGCCACGCGCGGTATCACGACAAGGAGGCCAAGGCGCAGGCCTGGAGGGAGGTCTGCAGCGTGGTGGAACCTAATTATGAGGAGGCTGATGCCACGGATCGGCATGAAATGG GGCTATCATTAATACGCAAATGGACAAACATGAGGGACGCATACCGAAAAACTTTAAGAAACGCAAACAAGCAATGTAGGCCCTATATTTACGGAGACCAATTATCCTTCTTAGATCCAATGTTTGTTGACTTGAAGAAGACCAAACGAGAACGTAAAGAAATAAGCCATCATCCTGAAGTAGAAGTGGGCGATGAAGATGAGCAATGGGAGAATGAAGTGTTCGTTGACATAAATGAAGACTCCGAACCAGCGGCGAAAATGATGAAACTCAACTCAACAGAAAATCTTGACGATAGCGTAGTTTCTATTCTAGCAGGTCTCATTCAAAAAGAAGAGGACGACGACCGTGCATTCTTCAAATCTATCACTCCGGCTGTCAAAACACTATCTAACGACACTAAGCTAGAATTTAGAGTCGAAGTTATGAAATTACTTCAGCGACTCAAAAAGAGTGATGCCAAGAAACAATCTCGCCAATTTAAAACCGAAGCTGATGATTCCGAAGCTGATAGTGATTGA
- the LOC105392061 gene encoding biogenesis of lysosome-related organelles complex 1 subunit 1: protein MLSSLIKEHQARQTAKKITQEQKRKEAIAAANDLTQALVDHLNVGVAQAYLNQKKLDAEAKLLHQGAINFAKQTQQWLALVENFSSALKEIGDVENWARSIENDMKIVTDTLENAYKITQEQPTVSRQS from the exons ATGTTATCGTCACTGATAAAAGAACACCAAGCTCGACAAACAGCTAAGAAAATAACACAAG AACAAAAACGCAAAGAAGCAATCGCAGCTGCAAACGATTTAACTCAAGCCCTTGTGGATCACTTGAATGTTGG GGTGGCCCAAGCATATCTCAATCAGAAGAAACTGGATGCAGAAGCAAAGTTGCTGCACCAGGGAGCCATCAACTTTGCCAAACAAACACAACAGTGGCTGGCACTAGTCGAGAACTTTAGCAGTGCTCTGAAAGAAATTGGTGATGTTGAGAACTGGGCTCGGAGCATAGAGAATGACATGAAAATTGTCACAGATACACTCGAAAATGCATATAAAATCACCCAAGAGCAGCCTACTGTTAGTCGGCAGAGCTAA